GAGCGCAGGATAAATACTATGTTTTTAGCCCCAAACCTTGCTTCGGGGCTGATTGGCGCGTTACCTTTGCACCCACAAAAAACCCGGCGGGGTAGCTCAGTTGGTTAGAGCACAGGATTCATAACCCTGAGGTCACGAGTTCAACTCTCGTCCCCGCTACTTCAAAAACCGTTTTGGCCGTGTGCCGAAGCGGTTTTTTTGGTTTAAGCCGGTTGGCGGTTGGAGTGCCGCCGGGTTGCCAGCGACGCCCCTATCGGCTTTCGCCTGACCAATGCCCGGAAACCGGGTTGCAAGGGCCCAAAACAAGAAAACGCTGAACCCGGGGTTCAACGTTTTCTTGATGGATAACGCCCGGAAGGGGTTACTTCGCTTTTTCCACGATGCCTTTGAAGGCCTCGGGGTGGTTGAGGGCCAGGTCGGCCAGCACTTTGCGATTGAGCTCGATGCCGGCTTTCTTCAGGCCGCCCATCAGCTGCGAATACGACAGGCCGTGCTCACGAGCACCGGCGTTGATGCGCTGAATCCAGAGGGCACGGAACTCGCGCTTCTTTACTTTACGGTCGCGGTAAGCATAGAGAAGGCCTTTTTCAACGGCGTTCTTGGCTACGGTCCACACGTTTTTGCGACGGCCGTAGTAGCCTTTCGCCAAACGCATGATTTTCTTACGGCGGTGGCGCGAGGCCACGTGGTTGACACTTCTTGGCATAACCTGGGGAGTTTTTGGCAGCCGGCGACGGGGTTAAGGTCTTAGAGCCGGAAGCCTGGTGAAATTTTAATGACAGACTAGAAATTCAGCATCTGGCGCACGCGGCTCATGTCGGCGCTGCTCACGAGGCCGGCGTGGGTCAGGCCGCGCTTCTGCTTCGTGGTTTTCTTGGTCAGAATGTGCGATTTGAAGGCGTGCTTCCGCTTCACCTTGCCCGTTCCGGTGAGCGAAAAACGCTTCTTGGCACCGGATTTCGTCTTTAATTTCGGCATTGTAGTGGTTATTGGAGGGTTGGTTGTTGATTGTTGATTGCTCACTGACCAGGGGTCGGGAAGCCATCCGCAACCGGGTAAAATCTATTCAGCTTCGGGGGAAGCCGGAGCTGCTTCGGCCGCTTCCGCGGGCTTAGCAGCTTTCTTTTCGGGTTTGGCGGCGTCGGCCGGGGTGGCGGGCTTGGCGGCGGGTTTCACTACAGCGGCCGCTTTGGGCGCCAGGTAGAGGAACATGCGCTTGCCTTCAAGCTTGGGCAACTGCTCTACTTTGGCCAAGTCCTCAAGGGCCTGCGCAAACTTGAGCAGCAGGATTTCGCCGCGCTCCTTGAACACGATGCTGCGGCCTACAAAGTGCACGTAGCTCTTGATTTTCGCGCCTTCGCGCAAAAACTCCTGGGCGTGCTTCACCTTGAAGGCGAAGTCGTGCTCGTCGGTGTTGGGGCCGAAACGAATTTCCTTGAGGACGACCTTGGTCTGCTTGGCCTTCAGCTCGCGGGTCTTCTTCTTCTGCTCGTACTTGAATTTCGAGTAGTCGATGACGCGGCAAACGGGCGGCGTGGCGGTAGGGGAAATCTCAACGAGGTCGAGGTTCTGGTCCTGCGCCATCTTGCGGGCCTGGTCGATGGAATACACGCCTTGCTCCACGTTGTCGCCAACAAGGCGCACTTCGCGGGCCGTGATTTTCTGGTTGATTTTGAACGGCTCTTCCACCTGCTGGCGGGGCACGTACCGACGATTCGGAGCTGCTATGGTTTGGTCCTCCTGCTAAAAAAGTGGCGGGGAATGAGATTCTGGGCGGTTTCGGCCGGGTAAGGCCTGGCAATCAGGGGGCAAATATCGGCATTTTTAATTGGAAAGGCAACTACCGCCACCAATCTATTTGTGGGTAGACACAAAAAAAGAACGTCATGCTGAGCGAAGTCGCAGCATGACGTTCTTTTTTGAGTCGGGCAATGCCTTACATTACTTCAGCCATCTGGCCTTGCACACTTTTAACAAACGCTTCCAGCGGCATCGAGCCTAGGTCGCCTTCGCCATGCTTGCGCACGCTGATGATATTGTCCTGCGCTTCCTTCTCTCCTACCACCAACAGATAAGGAATTTTGCCCATTTCGGCATCACGGATTTTGCGGCCGATGCGCTCGTCGCGGCCGTCTACGGTGCCGCGCAGGTCGTGCTGCTCCAGCTGTGCCTTCACCTGGTAGGCGTAGTCGCTGTACTTATCCGAAATGGGCAGCACGATGAACTGCTCAGGCGTGAGCCAGAGCGGAAAGTTGCCGCCGCAGTGCTCGATGAGCACGGCCACAAAACGCTCTAGCGAGCCGAACGGGGCGCGGTGAATCATCACCGGGCGCTGCTTGGAGTTGTCGGCGGCAGTGTACTCAAGGTCGAAACGCTCGGGCAGGTTGTAGTCAACTTGAATGGTGCCCAACTGCCAGCGGCGGCCAATGGCGTCGCGCACCATAAAATCGAGCTTGGGGCCGTAGAAGGCGGCTTCGCCGTACTCGGTGACGGTGTTCAGGCCTTTTTCGAGGGCGGCTTCCTGGATGGCGCTTTCGGCCTTTTCCCAGTTTTCGTCGGAGCCGATATACTTGGTTTTGTTCTCGGGGTCGCGCAGCGAAATCTGGGCGGTGAAGTCGGGGAAATCGAGGGCCTTGAGCACGTACAGCACGATGTCAATCACCTTCATGAACTCTTCCTTCACCTGGTCGGGACGGCAGAAAATGTGGGCGTCGTCCTGCGTAAAGCCACGCACGCGGGTGAGGCCGTGCAGTTCGCCCGACTGCTCGTAGCGGTACACGGTGCCGAACTCGGCGAGGCGCACGGGCAGGTCGCGGTAGCTGCGGGGCTCGGTTTTATAGATTTCGCAGTGGTGCGGGCAGTTCATCGGCTTGAGGAAGAATTCCTCGCCGGGGTTGGGCGTTTTGATGGGCTGAAACGAGTCGGCGCCGTACTTCTCGTAGTGGCCGCTGGTCACGTACAGCTCCTTGGCGCCGATGTGCGGTGTTACGACAGGCGAATAGCCGGCTTTCACCTGGGCGCGCCGCAGGAACTGCTCGAGACGCTCGCGCAGGGCGGTGCCTTTGGGCAGCCACAGCGGCAGCCCCGCGCCTACTTTCTCGGAGAAAGCGAACAGCTTCAGCTCTTTGCCGAGCTTGCGATGGTCGCGGCGCTTGGCTTCTTCGAGGCGTTCGAGGTACTCGGCGAGGTCCTTGGCTTTGGGGAAGGTGATGCCGTAAAGGCGCGTGAGCTGCTTGTTCTTCTCATCGCCGCGCCAGTAGGCGCCGGCCACGTTCATCAGCTTGGCAGCCTTGATGGTGCCGGTGTCGGGGATGTGCGGGCCGCGGCAGAGGTCGGTGAAGCCGCCCTGCGTGTAGAAGGTGATGTTGCCGTCTTCGAGGTTTTCGAGCAGCTCCAGCTTGTAAGGGTCCTGCTTCTCGGTGAAGTAGGCAATGGCGTCGGCCTTCGAGACCTCCTTGCGGATGTACTGGCTTTTGTTTTTGGCCAGCTCGAGCATCTTTTTCTCGATTTCGGGGAAGTCTTCGCTGCTGATGCTACGGCCTTCGCCGAGGTCGACGTCGTAGTAGAACCCGTTCTCAATGGCCGGGCCGATGGCCAGCTTCACGCCAGGGTATAGCGCTTCGAGCGCTTCGGCCATGAGGTGGGCCGAGGAGTGCCAGTAGGTGGATTTGCCGGCGGTGTCATTCCAGGTGAGGATGCTGACCTGCGCATTATCGGGCAAGGGGCGGTGCAGGTCGCGCACTTCGCCGTTAACCGTCACGGCCAAGGCGTTGCGGGCCAAACCTTCGGAAATGCTGGCGGCCAGGTCGTAGCCGCTGGCGCCGTCGGCGAGCTCGCGCTGCGAGCCGTCGGGGAGGATGATGTTGAGCATAATCGGTGGCCCGCGGTGAGCGCAAAGCCGACGCAAGTTACAGCCAGCCGCCGGAGAAACGAAGCCACAAAGGTCCGAATCCTCATTTTCAAGGGCTCTGGCCTGCCTCTGCGGCACACATCCTGCCACGAAGGTGGAGGCAACAGCCCCCAATCATGAAAGCCGGCCCAGGGCTACATGCCCGGGCCTCGGGGCGCCAAGGCTTCTATTGGTGCAGGCCGAAGCCGTGGCGCGGCCGGACGGCGGTAGTAGTAGCGCGGGCCGGAACGCAGGCTGTCGGGCAAAGAAGCCTGCACCTGTTCGTTCGTTTTCCAGACTTTAAAAGTCCAGTGGGCGTTGCCGGGGTTTTCGGCCACCAGCTGGCGGTATTGGGCCAGGGCTTCGGGCAAACGGTTTTGCGATTCGAGGGCTTCGGCTAGCAGGGCGCGGGCTTCGGGCAGGCGCGGGTTGCGGCGCAAGGCCCGCACAAGGTGCTGGATGACGGCTTTGGGCTGGCGGGCTTTGGCCGCGGCGAGGCCCAGGCGGTAGTCGGCGCGGTACACGGTGGTGTCGAGAGCCAGCGCCCGGCGGTAGTACCATAGGGCGCTGTCGGGGCGGCCCTGCAGCTCCAGCTGTCGGCCGTAGTCGTAGCGCAGCAGGCCCGACGTGGTGTCGAGGCGCATGCCCAGGGCGGCGTAGCGGGCGGCATCGGCCGGGATGCGCCAGGCATTGAGCAGAAAGGCCAACTGGTGCAGGATTTCGGTTTCGTGCGGGTCCCGCGCCAGGGCATCCTGCAGGTATTGCACGGCGGTGGAAGTATCGGCGGTGGCGGCGTAGGCCAGGCCTTTGTAGAAAAGCGCCGCAGGCTGGTCGGGGTCGAGGCGCAGGGTGCGGTCGAGGTTGTCGAGGGCCGCGGCATAGTTGCGGGCCGCGAGGTGGGTTTCGCCCACCAGCAAGGGAAGTTCGGGGCCGCCAAAACCGTGCTCGGCGGCCTGCCGGGCGGCGGCGAGGGCCGCTTTTAGCTGCCCAATGGCCCGAAAAGCCCGAGCCTGCAGGAAGTACAGGTTGCCGTCGGTGTCGTCAATCTCAAGAGCCGCAGCGATGTCGGACAAAGCCGCCCGCGGCTGCCCGGCGGCCAAGCGCAACGTAGCCCGCTTGGCCAGCAGGGCCACATTGCGGGGCGCGCGCGCAATGGCGCCGTTGAGCTCATCGGCTTGCACGCGGGGCCCGCTTTGCACCGTGGCCAGATTGACCAAAGTATCGGGCCTTTCGGCGGGCCCAGTTTGGCAGGCCGCCGCGAGCGTCAGCGCCGGCAGCAACGTCCGCGGCGAAAACCGGAAGCACGGCATAATGGGAAGCACGGGGGCAGGTGAAAAGAAGAGCAAAACTGCTTCCGACAAAAATACAAACAGCAAGTTGGGGCTAGCGCCCGGCAGCGGCTCTCTTCGGCGCCGGCGCCTCCTTTTTACCGGCTGAATCGGCTGGCGGCGACACTTTTTCGGGAGCAGGAACCGGAGCCGACGCGGGGGGTGACTTTTCCGAATGCCGGGCATCAGCACGAATCAGGGGCGGCAGCATTTTGCGGCACAGGCGGCTGATTACGAGGTCGTCGCTGGTAATGGGAGAAATTTTATCGGCCTCCTGCAGTACTTCAATGGCCCGGCGGCGGCGCCCCTGGTAGCGGCACATGCGGGCCAGGTCGTAGCAGAACTGCAGGTTTTGGGGGGCCATGGCATGGGCTTTTTCCAGGTGCTCGATGGCCTCGCGGCTGTCGCCGCCCTCGGGCACGCCGCCCAACACCAACTTACTGTAGAGGCGTTCGAGCAGGTTGTAGTGCGCCACGCGGTATTGCCAGCGGCCCAGCAGCTGCCAGGCTTCGGGCAAGTCGGGACGGCGCTCAGTGGCTAGGTACACGTGTGAGCGGAGGTCGCGAAACGCGGCCAAACGTGCCCCGGCGCTGTACAGCGTGGCCTGATTGAACAGAGCCAGGGCTTCGGCGTAGTTGCTTTCGCCGCCTTCGGGCCGCAGCAGCATGGCGCGGTCGGCGTACTGCCGGGCGGCGTTGAAATAGGCCGATTTGCGGGTTTCGTCGGAGTAGCGGTTGCCGATGCGCACGCTGAGTACCGCTGACTGCCACAGCGCTAAATAATGCGTGGGCACGGTGCTCAGAATTTCCTGGTACACGGCCAGGGCTTCCGATTCCTTGAACTGATTGACCAGACTGGCGGCCTGAAACAGCTTGGCCCGAACGGCAGGCGGGTCGGGTACCGTCGCGGGGGCCAAAACGCGGGCTACCACCACCCGGCGCTTGGCCGGCTGCGCCCGGGCCGGGCCGGACATCAGCGCCCCCATGAGCAGAGCGGGCAGCCACCAATGTTGTTTAAGCCACTTCACCAGAAAAGCCAGGAACGTGTAATCAGATTTGCGCAAAGAACGGCACGGTGCGCCCAGGGTTAACACACACCGGCTTTTTGTTGAGGGTTCCCTGATGAACCCGGCATCAAAACACTCAATACAAGACCCACCGTAAACCCAAAGGCCGGGCCCGAACATTCCGGACCCGGCCTTTAAGGCACATAAGGCACAACGTGGATGCGCTGCTAGCGAACTTAGAATAGCCCCAGCTGCGCCTTGGGCCGCTTCAGCAGCTCACGGGCCTGGGCCACTTCGGCGTCGGTAACATCGACGGGGCCGGTGGGTTCGGCGCGGGACGCTTCGGTGGCCGCGGCAGAGTCAGTGGTTTTGGGCGCAGCAGCGCGCTTTTTGGCCACTTCGCGGCGCTGGGGCTCGGGGCCTTCGTCGGTGAGCAAGGCCACGCCGTGCACCTTGAAGTAGTTGAGCTTGTTGCCCATGGCCTTCCAGCCTTTCACGTCGATGAATTCGTGCAGGCTGATTTCTTCGGTTTCCTTATCGGCTTTCTTGTCTTTCTGCACCTTCACTTCCACCACCGGCTCGGGGTTGGCCGTCACGGCCAGCAGTTTCGAACCTTTGGTTTCGGAAATGAACGTAAAGCGTTTGCTCAGCGTGCTGGTTTCAATCTTGAACCGTTTGACGTAGTGCACCTTGGTTTCGCCGTCCATATACACCACCGATAGCGCCACTTCGGGCTCGAACTTGCGCAGCAGCACAATGTTGGGCACGTCGTAGTGAATGGCCGGGTCGGGCGGCGTGAGTTCGTAGCTGCCATCTTTGAATACCACCAGCACCGTATTGTCGGTGTCGAAGGTGCCCAAGTAGCGGCCGTGACCGGCCGTATTAAGGCGGCCCACTACGCTATCGAAGAACATTTCGCGGCCGCCGAGCGTGGAGTCGCCCAGGGCTTTCTGGGTGATTTTCTTGATGGGCTGCTTGGTCACGATGTTGCCCATCGAGCCCTTGCCCTTGATGGCGAGGTCAGCGAAGTCGAAGTCAAACTGCTTCACCCGCGCCGGCGCCTTATCAGAAAGCTGTATGCTTACGATTTCAGACTCGGAGTTGGGGTTGGCTGTGAGGTAGAGAGTTTTGGTGCCCTTGGTGCCCTTGGTGAGGTCGTACACTTTGTCGCGCGTGATGCCCGACACCAGGAAGCGCTTGGCGAACGAGATACCCGAGGCGCCGTCGAGGTACACCATGTTGTACACCAGGCGGTCATCGTTCTTATTGTACACGCCCACGTGCAGGATATCCTTGCCCACGAAGGTCTTTTCGGCGATTTTGCTAACTGTGAACGTGCCGTCGCGCCGAATAGCAATGATGTCGTCCAGGTCGGAACAGTCGCAGATGGTGACGGCGTTTTCGTCCTTTTTCAGGCCGTAGCCCACAAAACCGTCGGCGTAGTTCACGTACAGCTTCTGGTTGGCCACGGCCACTTTCTGGGCCGTCACCACATCAAACGTGCGGAGCTGGGTTTTGCGCTCGCGGCCCGCGCCGTACTTCTTCAGCAGGCCCTTAAAGTAGTTGATGGCGTAGCGCGTGAGGTTCGCCAGGTGGTCGGCCACCTCAGCCATTTCGGCTTCCAGCTTCTGAATGTACTCATCGGCCTTGAAGCCGTCGAATTTGGAAATGCGCTTGATGCGAATTTCGGTCAGGCGCGTCAGGTCGTCTTCCGTGATGGCGCGGCGCAGCAGGATGCGGGTGTCGTCGGCCCGGGCCTTCTCCCCTTCCACGCGCACAAATTTCTTCAGGCCCTTGTCAATCGTTTCGAGGATTTCCTCCCAGGTTTCGCACTCCTCAATCTTGCGGTAGATGCGGTTTTCGATAAAAATCTTCTCCAGCGAAGCGTTGTGCCATTTCTCCCACAGCTCATCCTGACGGATTTCCAGCTCGCGCTCCAGCAGCCGCACCGTGGCCTTAGTGCTTTGGCGCAGCACGTCTTCAACACCCACAAAGCGGGGCTTCTCGTCGATGATGACGCAGGTGTTGGGCGAGATGCTGATTTCGCAGTCTGTGAAGGCGTACAGCGCATCCATGGTCAGGTCAGGGCTCACGCCCGTGGGCAGCTGCACCTGGATTTCCACGTCGGCGGCCGTATTGTCGACCACCTTCTTAATCTTGATTTTGTTGGCCTCGCTGGCCTTCACGATGCTTTCCATCAGCGCCGTGGTGGTGGTGCCGTAGGGAATGTCGCGAATGACGAGCATGGTCTTGTCGACCTTCTCGATGGTGGCGCGCAGGCGGATTTTGCTGCCGCGCATGCCCGAGTTGTAGTTGCTCACATCGCAGAGGCCGCCGGTCGAAAAGTCCGGAAACAGCTGCACGTCGTGGCCCCGCAGCACTTCAATGCTGGCCTCACACAACTCGCGGAAGTTGTGGGGCATAATCTTGGTGCTCAGGCCCACGGCAATGCCCTCCACGCCCTGCGCCAGCAGCAACGGGAATTTTACGGGCAGCGTGGTGGGCTCGCGCTTGCGGCCGTCGTAGCTGAGCTGCCACTCGGTGGTGTCGGGGTTGAACACCACATCAAGGGCAAACTTGCTCAGGCGCGCCTCGATGTAGCGGGGCGCGGCGGCGCCGTCGCCGGTGCGCACGTCGCCCCAGTTGCCTTGGGTTTCGATGAGCAGGTCTTTCTGGCCCAGGTTCACCATGGCGTCGCCGATGCTGGCGTCGCCGTGTGGGTGGTACTGCATGGTTTGCCCAATGACGTTGGCCACTTTGTTGAAACGGCCGTCGTCCATCTCTTTCATGGCGTGCAGAATGCGGCGCTGCACGGGCTTGAGACCGTCTTCAATGGCGGGCACGGCGCGCTCCAGAATCACATAGGAGGCATAGTCCAGAAACCAGTTCTGGTACATGCCTCGCACCGTGGCCACGTCGTGGATGGTTTCGCCGGGGGCAAACTTGGGCTCTTCCTCGGTTTCGGGCTCGGTGATGAGCGGGGCCTCCACCTCGGGCGAGAGTTGGCCAAACAGGTCGGCGGCGCCGGGCGCGTCCGTTGCCTCGGCGTCGGAAGCCAAACCGGCCTCATCAGCAGGAAGCTCAGGCACTGCAGCATCGGCTGCGGCGGCCGGCGAGAAGGCGGCCAGGTCAAAATCGACCGAATCGCCGGGCTGCAGAAATTGTGGGTCGAGCGGGTCAGAATCAGGAGTATCGAGAGATGCCACGAGGTAAGCGAAAGAAGTCGGCGAACTGCCGTCAAAAGTACCAGAATCAGCGCGGAGCGCAACTATTACTAAGCAAGGAAGGCGGCCAAAAGTTCCCAATAATTTTAGCCGCCGCTCTAAAACACCGCCAAACGCAGTGCAGCACAAAATCCCCTATTCAACCCAAATTACAGAAGTTAATCGACAACAAACAAGCTAAAATAAATAGCCAAACCAGGATACCTTAGTTTAGAACAGAACTCTCACCGCACACTCAAACGGGCACACACGAAAAAAGCCCGCGCCAAAGGTGCGGGCTTTTCCGTGGAATTTGCCGACTAGTCTACCCCTAGTCGACGGTTCAAACGTACGCATTTTTTTTTCTATACACCAAATTTGGCACGTTTTTTTTCCAATATGAGGAGCCTGGCATTCTCAGATGTGGAACCGGGCGCAACGCTCTTTATCGAACGATTTCTACCCAACCTTTCGTCTCGATGCCGCAATTGGGCTGACGAATCAGGTAGTGGTATACTCCAGCCGGCAAGTCGCTGCCCGTCCATTCGCTGCGGTAGGTCTTGGTTTCGTACACCAAGCGGCCCCACCGGTTAAAAATCTTCAGTTCGGGCGTTCCGTACGAGGCCGGCACTTTGAAGTATGCATTTTTATCATCGCCGTTAGCCGTGAGGATGTTAGGAATGTTAAAGGTCTTGCTCAGCTTCACGTTGAATTCCACTACGGCCGGGCACAACAGGCCCTGGTCGATTTCGACGCGGTAGCGGCCGGGCGACGTCACGGAAATGCTTGGGGTGCGAGCGCCGGTGTTCCAGTTGTAGGCACGGCCGGACACGAAGGGCGTAAGGCGGGCCGGGTCGAGCACTAGCAGCTGGCCGCAATCGAGGGAGTCGACCACGGTGCGCACAGGCCGCGGCACGGCGTTGCCAATGGTGTATTCGATGGTGGTGGGGCAAGCCTGGCCAAGCTGCTGCACCTGCACGCTGTACCGGCCAGCGGCAGTAACGGTCAGGGTGGGCGACTGGGTGCCGTTGTTCCAGGTGAAGGCGCTTCCCAGCACCGGCGGCGACAAGCGGGCCGGGTCGAGCACCAGCTGCTTGCTGCAGCCCAGGGTATCGAGCACGGCGCGGGCCGGGGTGGGCGCCGCCACCACTACCTGCAGGCTGAGGCTGGCCGTGGCCGGCCCGCACGAAGTGGCGGTATTGCGGCGCGTGGCCACCAAACGGGCCGTGTAGGTGCCCGCCGTGGTGTACGTGTGCTGCGGCGCTTTGGCGGTGTCCAGCGGCGAGCCGTCGCCGAAGTCCCAGCTATAGGTATTGGAGCCGTTGGTGATGTTGACGAACTGCAGCGCATAAGGCGCGCAGCCCGCGGGGGGCGACTGCACCACCAGCTGCAGAGCCGAGGTGGCCGACGGCGCCAGGTCAAACTTGAACGCAGCCCCGTCGTTCGAAGTGGTCAGGCCGGCCGAGTAAGCACCTGGCGTGGTGCCAAAAGCTTTGCCGGTGTTGCAGGTAATGTGGTACATCGTGCCGGCGCGGGTGATGTAGTTGGACGCCGCGTAATGGAGGTGGGTGGCAAACGAAGGTCCCTGGCTGGTGTTCAGCTCGCCGATGTACGTGCCGTAGAGCAGCGACGTGGCGTTCTCGCCCAGCACGCACAGGTACAGGCTGCGGGCCTGCTGCGAGTAGGCATCGGGCGTGCGCGGGCAGCCGGGGTTGGCCAGGGCACCGGCGTAGGCGCTGAAATACAGGCGTCCGCAGTTGTCGCGGCCGAAGCCGGTGAGCACGTTGCAGCTGCTCAACGCCTGAAAGCCGACCACCGAAATCTGAGTCGCAAAGAGCGTGCTGCTCAGGGCCGGGTTTAGGCCGTGCACGAAGATGCCGGTGGTGCCCGAGACGTATGCGCCGTAGGCGCTGCCGGTGCGCAGGTAGGTGCCCTCGCTGGCGCCGCCCACCAGCACGTTGCCGTTGGCATCGAAATCGAGAAAACGGGCCACGTCGTTGCTGGTGGTGCCCAGGAAAGTACCGTTGAGGCGGGTGCCGGTGCTGCTGAAGCGCAGCACAAAGCCGTCGTTGCTGTTAAAGCTGGAGCTGCTGCCCGGGGCAGTTGCCAGCAGGCCGCCCGCGCCAACCGGGAAATTGGTGCTCTGGGTGGCGCCGCACACGTACACATCGCCATTGGGGGCCACTTTTACGTCGTGGCCACGCTCGGCGCTGCTGCCGCCCAGGTAAGTCGACCACCGCAGGGCCGTCAGCGTGGGCGACAACCGGGTGAGGACCCCATCGGCGCCGCCCCCGGAGTTGTTCTGGAAGGCGTTGGCGCGCGGGTAGTCGTTGGAGAAACTGGTGCTGGTCACCAACACGTCACCCGTGGTGGGGTCGGTGGTGATGCTGCCGGGAATGAGCGACGTGGAGGCCGCCTCGTCGCTGCTGCCGCCCAGGAACGTGGACGCCAGAATACTCGTGCCGGTGGCGTTGATGCGCGTCACCACGAGGTCGCGGCCGTTGCCGCCGTTGTTGAGGGTGCGGTCGTAGGCGCCGTTGGTGGTGGGATAATCAGTGGAAATGGTGGAGCCCAGCACCAGCAGCTCACCGGCCGCGTTGATGTCGAAATCGAGCGGGTAATCATCGACGTTTGCAAACGTGCTCGTGCCGCCGCCGCCCAAGTAGGTGGCATAAATGAGGCTGTTGCCCGTGGCCGACAGTTTAGAGATGCCGATGTTACCGTAGGCAAACGTCGACTTGATGGCGCCCAGCGTGACGGGATAGCCGCTGCCGAGCACGTAGCCGCCGGTGTACATATTGCCCTGCGCATCGGCCACGGTGGTGTTGGCCGACTCACCGCCCGGCGAGCCGGAGTACGTCGAAAACACCAGCACGGGGTCGATGACCAGGCGCTGGGCCGGGTTGTACTCCTTGCCCAGTGCAAACGTGACCTCGTGGCCGCGCAGCACGAAGCGGCAAGGCACGGCCCGCCGCTGGCCGCTGGCCGACAGCTGCCAAGCCACGGGGGCCTGCTCGCGCACATCGC
This DNA window, taken from Hymenobacter sp. 5317J-9, encodes the following:
- the rplT gene encoding 50S ribosomal protein L20, producing the protein MPRSVNHVASRHRRKKIMRLAKGYYGRRKNVWTVAKNAVEKGLLYAYRDRKVKKREFRALWIQRINAGAREHGLSYSQLMGGLKKAGIELNRKVLADLALNHPEAFKGIVEKAK
- the rpmI gene encoding 50S ribosomal protein L35 gives rise to the protein MPKLKTKSGAKKRFSLTGTGKVKRKHAFKSHILTKKTTKQKRGLTHAGLVSSADMSRVRQMLNF
- the thrS gene encoding threonine--tRNA ligase, producing the protein MLNIILPDGSQRELADGASGYDLAASISEGLARNALAVTVNGEVRDLHRPLPDNAQVSILTWNDTAGKSTYWHSSAHLMAEALEALYPGVKLAIGPAIENGFYYDVDLGEGRSISSEDFPEIEKKMLELAKNKSQYIRKEVSKADAIAYFTEKQDPYKLELLENLEDGNITFYTQGGFTDLCRGPHIPDTGTIKAAKLMNVAGAYWRGDEKNKQLTRLYGITFPKAKDLAEYLERLEEAKRRDHRKLGKELKLFAFSEKVGAGLPLWLPKGTALRERLEQFLRRAQVKAGYSPVVTPHIGAKELYVTSGHYEKYGADSFQPIKTPNPGEEFFLKPMNCPHHCEIYKTEPRSYRDLPVRLAEFGTVYRYEQSGELHGLTRVRGFTQDDAHIFCRPDQVKEEFMKVIDIVLYVLKALDFPDFTAQISLRDPENKTKYIGSDENWEKAESAIQEAALEKGLNTVTEYGEAAFYGPKLDFMVRDAIGRRWQLGTIQVDYNLPERFDLEYTAADNSKQRPVMIHRAPFGSLERFVAVLIEHCGGNFPLWLTPEQFIVLPISDKYSDYAYQVKAQLEQHDLRGTVDGRDERIGRKIRDAEMGKIPYLLVVGEKEAQDNIISVRKHGEGDLGSMPLEAFVKSVQGQMAEVM
- a CDS encoding tetratricopeptide repeat protein: MLPIMPCFRFSPRTLLPALTLAAACQTGPAERPDTLVNLATVQSGPRVQADELNGAIARAPRNVALLAKRATLRLAAGQPRAALSDIAAALEIDDTDGNLYFLQARAFRAIGQLKAALAAARQAAEHGFGGPELPLLVGETHLAARNYAAALDNLDRTLRLDPDQPAALFYKGLAYAATADTSTAVQYLQDALARDPHETEILHQLAFLLNAWRIPADAARYAALGMRLDTTSGLLRYDYGRQLELQGRPDSALWYYRRALALDTTVYRADYRLGLAAAKARQPKAVIQHLVRALRRNPRLPEARALLAEALESQNRLPEALAQYRQLVAENPGNAHWTFKVWKTNEQVQASLPDSLRSGPRYYYRRPAAPRLRPAPIEALAPRGPGM
- a CDS encoding tetratricopeptide repeat protein, which codes for MRKSDYTFLAFLVKWLKQHWWLPALLMGALMSGPARAQPAKRRVVVARVLAPATVPDPPAVRAKLFQAASLVNQFKESEALAVYQEILSTVPTHYLALWQSAVLSVRIGNRYSDETRKSAYFNAARQYADRAMLLRPEGGESNYAEALALFNQATLYSAGARLAAFRDLRSHVYLATERRPDLPEAWQLLGRWQYRVAHYNLLERLYSKLVLGGVPEGGDSREAIEHLEKAHAMAPQNLQFCYDLARMCRYQGRRRRAIEVLQEADKISPITSDDLVISRLCRKMLPPLIRADARHSEKSPPASAPVPAPEKVSPPADSAGKKEAPAPKRAAAGR
- a CDS encoding DNA gyrase/topoisomerase IV subunit A is translated as MHDVATVRGMYQNWFLDYASYVILERAVPAIEDGLKPVQRRILHAMKEMDDGRFNKVANVIGQTMQYHPHGDASIGDAMVNLGQKDLLIETQGNWGDVRTGDGAAAPRYIEARLSKFALDVVFNPDTTEWQLSYDGRKREPTTLPVKFPLLLAQGVEGIAVGLSTKIMPHNFRELCEASIEVLRGHDVQLFPDFSTGGLCDVSNYNSGMRGSKIRLRATIEKVDKTMLVIRDIPYGTTTTALMESIVKASEANKIKIKKVVDNTAADVEIQVQLPTGVSPDLTMDALYAFTDCEISISPNTCVIIDEKPRFVGVEDVLRQSTKATVRLLERELEIRQDELWEKWHNASLEKIFIENRIYRKIEECETWEEILETIDKGLKKFVRVEGEKARADDTRILLRRAITEDDLTRLTEIRIKRISKFDGFKADEYIQKLEAEMAEVADHLANLTRYAINYFKGLLKKYGAGRERKTQLRTFDVVTAQKVAVANQKLYVNYADGFVGYGLKKDENAVTICDCSDLDDIIAIRRDGTFTVSKIAEKTFVGKDILHVGVYNKNDDRLVYNMVYLDGASGISFAKRFLVSGITRDKVYDLTKGTKGTKTLYLTANPNSESEIVSIQLSDKAPARVKQFDFDFADLAIKGKGSMGNIVTKQPIKKITQKALGDSTLGGREMFFDSVVGRLNTAGHGRYLGTFDTDNTVLVVFKDGSYELTPPDPAIHYDVPNIVLLRKFEPEVALSVVYMDGETKVHYVKRFKIETSTLSKRFTFISETKGSKLLAVTANPEPVVEVKVQKDKKADKETEEISLHEFIDVKGWKAMGNKLNYFKVHGVALLTDEGPEPQRREVAKKRAAAPKTTDSAAATEASRAEPTGPVDVTDAEVAQARELLKRPKAQLGLF